The following proteins come from a genomic window of Actinomarinicola tropica:
- a CDS encoding ABC transporter permease — MLTLIGRKLIGLVPVLLAASFLTFMLLSLLPGDPALQILGMSNPTPEQIEQVREELGLNDSLPVRYWNWLSDAATGDLGSSFQTRQTVTAAIGERLPVTAQLMVMSLSMAVVVSIPLGVAVAYKAGSLFDRGVTAVTFGLLSIPNFVLALFLIIVFAVELGWFPATGWTRLSDSVPDSLRGAFLPSLSLAIGNVAVLTRLLRTDMIATLQEDHVVMAKAKGLPTRQILFRHALRPSSFSLMTVLGLQVAALLSGTVIIEQIFALPGLGRLLLDRITNRDYIMVQGLVLFLATVYVFVNFAIDILYSFLDPRIRHGKSRATA, encoded by the coding sequence ATGTTGACGCTCATCGGACGCAAGCTCATCGGTCTGGTACCGGTGCTGCTCGCGGCATCCTTCTTGACCTTCATGCTGCTGTCGCTGCTGCCGGGTGACCCGGCGCTGCAGATCCTCGGCATGAGCAACCCGACGCCGGAGCAGATCGAGCAGGTCCGCGAAGAGCTCGGCCTCAACGATTCGCTCCCGGTCCGGTACTGGAACTGGCTCTCCGACGCCGCCACCGGCGACCTCGGCTCGTCGTTCCAGACCCGCCAGACCGTCACCGCCGCCATCGGCGAACGCCTGCCCGTCACCGCGCAGTTGATGGTCATGTCGTTGTCGATGGCCGTCGTCGTGTCCATCCCCCTCGGCGTCGCCGTCGCCTACAAGGCCGGCTCGCTGTTCGACCGGGGCGTCACCGCCGTCACCTTCGGGCTCCTGTCGATCCCGAACTTCGTGCTCGCCCTCTTCCTCATCATCGTGTTCGCCGTCGAGCTGGGGTGGTTCCCCGCCACCGGCTGGACACGGCTCAGCGACAGCGTCCCCGACAGCCTCCGGGGCGCCTTCCTCCCCTCGCTGAGCCTCGCCATCGGCAACGTGGCCGTGCTGACCCGCCTCCTGCGGACCGACATGATCGCCACGCTCCAGGAGGACCACGTGGTGATGGCGAAGGCCAAGGGCCTCCCCACCCGCCAGATCCTCTTCCGCCACGCCCTGCGGCCGTCGTCGTTCTCGCTGATGACGGTCCTCGGCCTCCAGGTGGCCGCCCTGCTGTCGGGCACCGTCATCATCGAGCAGATCTTCGCCCTGCCCGGGCTCGGCCGCCTGCTCCTCGACCGGATCACGAACCGTGACTACATCATGGTCCAGGGCCTCGTCCTGTTCCTCGCCACCGTCTACGTGTTCGTGAACTTCGCGATCGACATCCTGTACTCGTTCCTTGACCCGAGGATCCGCCATGGCAAGTCCCGAGCAACCGCGTAG
- a CDS encoding pyridoxal-dependent decarboxylase, giving the protein MPDHHDDLPTPSFHMTPDDLRRHGHRLVDWVADYLEGVGDYPVASRSAPGDVRAALPPHPPTSPEPFDAVLDDVASVVLPGITHWQSPDFFAYFPANASGPSILGELLSAGLGVQGMLWATSPACTELETHVLDWVVDLLGLPDRFRSDGPGGGVIEDSASSATLVAVLAARHRAGGAAAMGEMVGYASAEAHSSVRKAFTVAGFRDDQLRVVDVDEHQALRLDHLRTLVEEDVAAGRRPFFACATVGTTGTMAVDPVRAVAELVVPHGTWVHVDAAMAGAAGVVPELRWVNDGLELVDSWCFDPHKWLFTNFDCDCLYVADRSALVEALSIVPEYLRNAASDAGDVIDYRDWQVPLGRRFRALKLWFVIRHYGAEGLRHHIGRHVELAQGFAARVEVDPRFELVRPAELSLVCFRAAAGDDESERIMHAVNASGRALLSHTRVDERFVIRASIGQTTTEQRHVDALWELLGAAADGRPIEPRLQPDGFPPGARG; this is encoded by the coding sequence GTGCCGGACCACCACGACGACCTTCCCACCCCCTCGTTCCACATGACGCCCGACGACCTGCGGCGCCACGGCCACCGCCTCGTCGACTGGGTCGCCGACTACCTCGAGGGGGTCGGCGACTACCCGGTCGCGAGTCGCAGCGCCCCGGGCGACGTGCGCGCCGCGCTGCCGCCGCACCCGCCCACGTCGCCGGAGCCGTTCGACGCCGTCCTCGACGACGTCGCCTCGGTCGTGCTGCCGGGCATCACGCACTGGCAGTCGCCGGACTTCTTCGCCTACTTCCCGGCCAACGCCTCGGGGCCGTCGATCCTCGGCGAGCTCCTCTCCGCTGGCCTCGGGGTGCAGGGGATGCTGTGGGCGACGAGCCCGGCGTGCACCGAGCTCGAGACGCACGTCCTCGACTGGGTCGTCGACCTGCTCGGCCTGCCGGACCGGTTCCGCTCCGACGGCCCGGGCGGCGGCGTGATCGAGGACAGCGCGTCGAGCGCCACGCTCGTCGCCGTCCTGGCCGCCCGCCACCGCGCCGGCGGCGCGGCGGCGATGGGGGAGATGGTCGGCTACGCCTCGGCCGAGGCGCACTCCTCGGTGCGCAAGGCGTTCACCGTCGCCGGCTTCCGCGACGACCAGCTGCGCGTCGTCGACGTCGACGAGCACCAGGCGCTGCGCCTCGACCACCTCCGGACGCTGGTCGAGGAGGACGTCGCCGCCGGGCGCCGGCCGTTCTTCGCCTGCGCCACGGTCGGCACGACCGGCACGATGGCCGTCGACCCCGTGCGCGCCGTCGCCGAGCTCGTCGTGCCCCACGGCACGTGGGTCCACGTCGACGCCGCCATGGCCGGCGCCGCGGGCGTGGTGCCCGAGCTGCGCTGGGTCAACGACGGGCTGGAGCTGGTCGACAGCTGGTGCTTCGACCCGCACAAGTGGCTCTTCACCAACTTCGACTGCGACTGCCTCTACGTCGCCGACCGGTCGGCCCTGGTCGAGGCGCTGTCGATCGTCCCCGAGTACCTCCGCAACGCGGCCTCCGACGCCGGCGACGTCATCGACTACCGCGACTGGCAGGTGCCGCTCGGGCGTCGGTTCCGGGCCCTCAAGCTGTGGTTCGTCATCCGCCACTACGGCGCCGAGGGGCTGCGCCACCACATCGGCCGGCACGTCGAGCTGGCGCAGGGGTTCGCGGCGCGGGTCGAGGTCGATCCGCGGTTCGAGCTCGTCCGGCCCGCCGAGCTGTCGCTCGTGTGCTTCCGCGCCGCAGCGGGCGACGACGAGAGCGAGCGGATCATGCACGCGGTGAACGCCTCGGGCCGGGCGCTCCTCAGCCACACCCGGGTCGACGAGCGGTTCGTCATCCGGGCCTCGATCGGGCAGACGACGACCGAGCAGCGGCACGTCGACGCGCTCTGGGAGCTGCTCGGCGCAGCGGCGGACGGTCGCCCGATCGAGCCCCGCCTCCAGCCCGACGGCTTCCCGCCGGGTGCGCGGGGGTAG
- a CDS encoding GuaB3 family IMP dehydrogenase-related protein, which produces MAEIEIGMGKSGRRAYGFDDVAIVPSRRTRDPEDVDISWELDAYRFELPVLAAAMDGVTSPTTAIAMGTLGGAGVLNLEGLWTRYADPEPLFDEIASLDADAATARMQEIYAEPVKPELVVQRIGEINDAGVLSCASVTPQRTESLMPAIREAELDLLVIQGTVVSAEHVSSNAEPLNLKRFVRQLDIPVLVGGCASYQAALHLMRTGAAGVLVGVGPGHACTTRGVLGIGVPQATAIADARAARMRHLDETGVYVHVIADGGMATGGDIAKAIVCGADAVMIGSPLAATSEAPGRGFHWGMATFHPTLPRGTRVQTPIRGSLEEVLLGPAHGNDGRMNLFGGLRASMATCGYETLKEFQKAELMVAPALQTEGKALQRSQGVGMGS; this is translated from the coding sequence GTGGCGGAGATCGAGATCGGGATGGGCAAGTCGGGTCGTCGCGCCTACGGGTTCGACGACGTGGCCATCGTGCCCAGCCGCCGCACCCGCGACCCCGAGGACGTCGACATCTCGTGGGAGCTCGATGCCTACCGCTTCGAGCTGCCGGTCCTCGCCGCGGCGATGGACGGGGTCACGAGCCCGACCACCGCCATCGCCATGGGCACGCTCGGTGGCGCCGGCGTGCTCAACCTCGAGGGGCTCTGGACCCGCTACGCCGACCCGGAGCCGCTGTTCGACGAGATCGCCTCGCTCGACGCCGACGCGGCCACGGCGCGCATGCAGGAGATCTACGCCGAGCCGGTGAAGCCCGAGCTCGTCGTGCAGCGGATCGGGGAGATCAACGACGCCGGCGTCCTGTCGTGCGCGTCGGTCACGCCCCAGCGCACCGAGTCGCTGATGCCCGCCATCCGCGAGGCCGAGCTCGACCTGCTCGTCATCCAGGGCACGGTCGTGTCCGCCGAGCACGTGTCGAGCAACGCCGAGCCGCTGAACCTCAAGCGCTTCGTCCGCCAGCTCGACATCCCCGTGCTCGTCGGGGGCTGCGCCAGCTACCAGGCCGCCCTCCACCTCATGCGCACGGGCGCCGCCGGCGTACTCGTCGGGGTCGGTCCTGGCCACGCGTGCACGACTCGTGGCGTGCTCGGCATCGGCGTGCCCCAGGCCACCGCGATCGCGGACGCCCGCGCCGCCCGCATGCGCCACCTCGACGAGACGGGCGTCTACGTCCACGTCATCGCCGACGGCGGGATGGCCACCGGGGGCGACATCGCGAAGGCCATCGTGTGCGGCGCCGACGCGGTGATGATCGGTTCGCCGCTGGCCGCGACGTCGGAGGCGCCGGGCCGCGGCTTCCACTGGGGGATGGCCACGTTCCACCCCACGCTGCCGCGTGGCACCCGGGTGCAGACGCCCATCCGCGGCTCGCTCGAGGAGGTCCTGCTCGGCCCGGCGCACGGCAACGACGGCCGCATGAACCTCTTCGGCGGCCTGCGCGCCTCGATGGCCACGTGCGGCTACGAGACGCTGAAGGAGTTCCAGAAGGCCGAGCTGATGGTCGCCCCCGCGCTGCAGACCGAGGGCAAGGCGTTGCAGAGGTCACAGGGCGTCGGGATGGGTTCCTGA
- a CDS encoding ABC transporter substrate-binding protein, with product MAAACGDDSGDGGDGGGDGEGEGAITSTTVESDVDEVTTGGTVVVALEAETNNWQPGVGSFSNPGTNVARAIYDTIAARGADGEIYPYLAESIEPNEDLTEWTVTLREGIEFHDGTPLNAAAVERNFAVISADDSNLLGVLAQVEEFRVDDELTYTYVLAEPNVAFPDYLTGATGMPFSPDAYDANPDGFGDEPVGAGPFQFVSWTRDNEIRLEKNPNYWRTDANGNQLPYLDELIFRPIPDEDSRFASVEAGDAQVGQTLRQSFVRRAREAAENGNMQTFEAIGNNGGGAIFNTLRPPVDDVRVRQAMAHAIIQEDLIEILGGTGITPPQTQYFSPDSPWFSQEVADAWPQHDPERAQELLNEYINDPNRSDGKAVGEPVSVEFNTPPDPSLILTSQGYESMWRAVGIDVTLNSVEQAEHIQNAIGADADPPFSGNYMINIWRMGANEDPYITLEAAFGPWESEPTNFTNYTSDNVQEQLNVLATSTEFEERYAAVESIMMEFTEQIPNTWTAGTATALYADNAVRNLAGWTIPGDVQGDGVMNSTVYWSEVWLEE from the coding sequence GTGGCCGCGGCGTGCGGCGACGACAGCGGCGACGGCGGCGACGGCGGAGGCGACGGTGAGGGCGAAGGCGCCATCACCAGCACCACCGTCGAGTCCGACGTCGATGAGGTCACCACCGGTGGCACCGTGGTCGTGGCGCTCGAAGCCGAGACCAACAACTGGCAGCCCGGCGTGGGCTCCTTCTCCAACCCGGGCACGAACGTGGCCCGGGCCATCTACGACACGATCGCGGCGCGCGGCGCCGACGGCGAGATCTACCCGTACCTCGCCGAGTCGATCGAGCCGAACGAGGACCTCACCGAGTGGACGGTCACCCTCCGCGAGGGCATCGAGTTCCACGACGGCACCCCGCTGAACGCGGCGGCGGTCGAGCGGAACTTCGCGGTCATCTCGGCCGATGACTCGAACCTCCTCGGCGTGCTCGCCCAGGTCGAGGAGTTCCGGGTCGACGACGAGCTCACGTACACCTACGTGCTCGCCGAGCCGAACGTGGCGTTCCCCGACTACCTGACCGGCGCGACGGGCATGCCCTTCTCGCCGGACGCCTACGACGCCAACCCCGACGGCTTCGGCGACGAGCCGGTCGGTGCCGGCCCGTTCCAGTTCGTCAGCTGGACCCGTGACAACGAGATCCGGCTCGAGAAGAACCCGAACTACTGGCGGACCGACGCCAACGGCAACCAGCTGCCCTACCTGGACGAGCTGATCTTCCGTCCGATCCCGGACGAGGACAGCCGCTTCGCCTCGGTCGAGGCCGGCGACGCCCAGGTCGGCCAGACGCTGCGCCAGTCGTTCGTCCGCCGGGCCCGTGAGGCGGCCGAGAACGGCAACATGCAGACGTTCGAGGCCATCGGCAACAACGGCGGTGGCGCGATCTTCAACACGCTCCGCCCGCCGGTCGACGACGTCCGGGTCCGCCAGGCCATGGCCCACGCCATCATCCAGGAGGACCTCATCGAGATCCTGGGCGGCACCGGCATCACCCCGCCGCAGACCCAGTACTTCAGCCCCGACTCCCCCTGGTTCTCCCAGGAGGTCGCCGACGCCTGGCCGCAGCACGACCCGGAGCGGGCCCAAGAGCTGCTGAACGAGTACATCAACGACCCGAACCGCTCCGACGGCAAGGCCGTGGGCGAGCCCGTCTCGGTCGAGTTCAACACCCCGCCGGACCCGTCCCTGATCCTCACCTCGCAGGGCTACGAGTCGATGTGGCGTGCGGTCGGCATCGACGTCACGCTCAACTCGGTCGAGCAGGCCGAGCACATCCAGAACGCGATCGGCGCCGACGCCGATCCGCCGTTCAGCGGCAACTACATGATCAACATCTGGCGCATGGGTGCCAACGAGGACCCGTACATCACCCTCGAGGCCGCCTTCGGCCCGTGGGAGTCGGAGCCGACGAACTTCACCAACTACACGAGCGACAACGTCCAGGAGCAGCTCAACGTCCTGGCCACCTCGACCGAGTTCGAGGAGCGGTACGCCGCCGTGGAGTCGATCATGATGGAGTTCACCGAGCAGATCCCGAACACCTGGACCGCGGGCACCGCGACGGCGCTCTACGCCGACAACGCCGTCCGCAACCTCGCCGGTTGGACCATCCCCGGCGACGTCCAGGGCGACGGCGTCATGAACTCCACCGTCTACTGGTCGGAGGTCTGGCTGGAGGAGTAG
- a CDS encoding ABC transporter permease encodes MASPEQPRRREGADLSEAAHLGAQPTETGTLVLDDIGADPFEEDVEHQQKGKFGILFYLSVVWLAIVVFCAIFAGLLPLPDPIETNMVNRHASPFTNGTLLGADSLGRDIFSRLVHGARVSVTISVAAVLTGTIIGGLLGLAAGYLRGKFEGIIMFGVNVLLAFPGLILLLTLVAFLGQNLPAVTAAVAFLSIPTYTRVSRATTLAVSQREFVLAAKAMGAKRWRILLREIAPNVMLPVTAFGLIALGTVIILEGSLAFLGLSVQPPTPTWGMMINEGRGEIRNGIYHLTVTPALVLFFTVFSLNYVGDSLRNRFDVREAQI; translated from the coding sequence ATGGCAAGTCCCGAGCAACCGCGTAGGCGCGAGGGCGCCGACCTGAGCGAGGCGGCGCACCTCGGAGCCCAACCCACCGAGACGGGCACGCTCGTCCTCGACGACATCGGCGCCGACCCCTTCGAGGAGGACGTCGAGCACCAGCAGAAGGGGAAGTTCGGCATCCTCTTCTACCTGTCGGTGGTGTGGCTGGCGATCGTGGTGTTCTGCGCCATCTTCGCCGGCTTGCTGCCGCTGCCGGACCCCATCGAGACCAACATGGTCAACCGGCACGCGTCGCCGTTCACCAACGGCACGCTGCTCGGCGCCGACAGCCTCGGCCGCGACATCTTCTCGCGGCTCGTGCACGGCGCCCGGGTGTCGGTGACGATCAGCGTCGCCGCGGTGCTCACCGGCACGATCATCGGCGGCCTCCTCGGCCTCGCGGCGGGCTACCTCCGCGGCAAGTTCGAGGGGATCATCATGTTCGGCGTCAACGTCCTGCTGGCCTTCCCGGGCCTGATCCTCCTGCTCACCCTGGTGGCGTTCCTCGGCCAGAACCTCCCGGCTGTCACCGCCGCCGTGGCGTTCCTGTCGATCCCCACCTACACCCGGGTGTCGCGGGCCACCACGCTCGCCGTCTCGCAGCGGGAGTTCGTGCTCGCCGCCAAGGCGATGGGCGCCAAGCGGTGGCGGATCCTCCTCCGGGAGATCGCTCCGAACGTGATGCTGCCGGTCACCGCCTTCGGCCTCATCGCCCTCGGCACCGTCATCATCCTCGAGGGCTCCCTCGCCTTCCTCGGCCTGTCGGTCCAGCCGCCGACGCCGACGTGGGGCATGATGATCAACGAGGGTCGCGGTGAGATCCGCAACGGCATCTACCACCTCACGGTGACGCCGGCGCTGGTGCTGTTCTTCACCGTGTTCTCGCTGAACTACGTGGGCGACTCGCTCCGCAACCGCTTCGACGTGCGCGAGGCGCAGATCTGA
- the groL gene encoding chaperonin GroEL (60 kDa chaperone family; promotes refolding of misfolded polypeptides especially under stressful conditions; forms two stacked rings of heptamers to form a barrel-shaped 14mer; ends can be capped by GroES; misfolded proteins enter the barrel where they are refolded when GroES binds): MAKVLKFDEEARRQLEAGVNKLADAVKVTLGPKGRNVVLDKKFGAPTITKDGVSVAREIELEDPFENMGAQLVKEVATKTNDIAGDGTTTATVLAQALVREGLRNVAAGANPMGLKRGIEKAVAAAVDAIADQAKEIDDSSEVAQVAAISANNDTEIGDVLAKAIDKVGKDGVVTVEESQTFGMDLDFVEGMQFDKGYLSPYFVTDPERQEAVLEDPYILLNSGKISSVQDLLPVLEKVMQSGRPLVIISEDVEGEALATLVVNKIRGTFQSVAIKAPGFGERRKAMLQDMAILTGGQVISEEVGLKLDNATLDLLGRARKVVITKDDTTIVEGAGTEDDVKGRIAQIKREIEDTDSDWDREKLQERLAKLSGGVAVVKVGAATEVELKEKKHRIEDALSATRAAIEEGIVAGGGTALLRSRSAVQSVVDALDGDEATGARAVWRALEAPARLIADNAGLEGAVIVQQVEAETGSTGFNAASGEFTDLVKDGVIDPAKVTRAALQNAASIAALLLTTEALVADKPEEAPAGGGMPDMGGMGGMM; the protein is encoded by the coding sequence ATGGCAAAGGTTCTGAAGTTCGACGAAGAAGCACGCCGCCAGCTCGAGGCCGGCGTCAACAAGCTCGCCGATGCGGTCAAGGTGACCCTCGGCCCCAAGGGCCGCAACGTGGTCCTCGACAAGAAGTTCGGCGCACCCACCATCACCAAGGACGGCGTCTCGGTCGCTCGTGAGATCGAGCTCGAGGACCCGTTCGAGAACATGGGCGCCCAGCTGGTGAAGGAGGTGGCGACCAAGACCAACGACATCGCGGGTGACGGCACCACCACCGCCACCGTGCTCGCCCAGGCGCTCGTCCGCGAGGGCCTCCGCAACGTCGCCGCCGGCGCCAACCCCATGGGCCTGAAGCGCGGCATCGAGAAGGCCGTCGCCGCCGCCGTCGACGCCATCGCCGACCAGGCGAAGGAGATCGACGACAGCTCCGAGGTCGCCCAGGTCGCCGCCATCTCGGCCAACAACGACACCGAGATCGGTGACGTCCTCGCCAAGGCCATCGACAAGGTCGGCAAGGACGGCGTCGTCACGGTCGAGGAGTCCCAGACCTTCGGCATGGACCTCGACTTCGTCGAGGGCATGCAGTTCGACAAGGGCTACCTGTCGCCGTACTTCGTCACCGACCCCGAGCGGCAGGAGGCGGTCCTCGAGGACCCGTACATCCTCCTCAACTCGGGCAAGATCTCCTCGGTCCAGGACCTCCTGCCGGTCCTCGAGAAGGTCATGCAGTCGGGCCGTCCGCTCGTCATCATCTCCGAGGACGTCGAGGGCGAGGCCCTCGCCACCCTCGTGGTGAACAAGATCCGCGGCACCTTCCAGTCGGTCGCCATCAAGGCCCCCGGCTTCGGTGAGCGCCGCAAGGCGATGCTCCAGGACATGGCGATCCTCACCGGCGGCCAGGTCATCTCCGAGGAGGTCGGCCTCAAGCTCGACAACGCCACGCTCGACCTGCTCGGCCGGGCCCGCAAGGTCGTCATCACCAAGGACGACACCACGATCGTCGAGGGTGCCGGCACCGAGGACGACGTGAAGGGCCGGATCGCCCAGATCAAGCGGGAGATCGAGGACACCGACTCCGACTGGGACCGCGAGAAGCTCCAGGAGCGCCTCGCCAAGCTCTCCGGCGGTGTCGCCGTCGTCAAGGTCGGCGCCGCCACCGAGGTGGAGCTGAAGGAGAAGAAGCACCGCATCGAGGACGCCCTCTCGGCGACCCGTGCGGCCATCGAGGAGGGCATCGTCGCCGGTGGCGGCACCGCCCTGCTCCGCAGCCGCTCGGCCGTGCAGTCGGTCGTCGACGCCCTCGACGGCGACGAGGCCACCGGCGCCCGCGCCGTGTGGCGTGCGCTCGAGGCCCCGGCTCGGCTCATCGCCGACAACGCCGGCCTCGAGGGTGCGGTCATCGTCCAGCAGGTGGAGGCCGAGACCGGCTCGACCGGCTTCAACGCCGCCTCGGGCGAGTTCACCGACCTCGTCAAGGACGGCGTCATCGACCCGGCCAAGGTCACCCGTGCGGCGCTGCAGAACGCGGCGTCCATCGCGGCGCTGCTGCTCACCACCGAGGCCCTCGTGGCCGACAAGCCGGAGGAGGCTCCGGCGGGTGGCGGCATGCCCGACATGGGCGGCATGGGCGGGATGATGTAG
- a CDS encoding NUDIX hydrolase, translating into MGTEGDGAEEPIDQPVAPPAQGVPLGPPDVVRGGPQVIPRPSDWRPGAVAPWAELGADARRPDLEHIRRAVGVRPSRPVRLAPGELDGSARRASAVLAALYDLRGEPHVLLTRRSWNLRAHRGEVSFPGGTAEPSDPDLVATALREAEEEVGLPPAAVEVVGELDHLQTVTSEAFIVPYVGLLATRPPLRPDPREVAEIRDVPVAELLDDGVFREEIWSRDGVDRAIWFFELEGDTVWGATAAMLRDLLCRITGVEPGPSPGR; encoded by the coding sequence ATGGGGACCGAGGGGGACGGGGCCGAGGAGCCGATCGACCAGCCCGTCGCGCCGCCGGCGCAGGGCGTGCCCCTCGGGCCGCCCGACGTCGTCCGCGGCGGTCCCCAGGTCATCCCTCGGCCGAGCGACTGGCGACCGGGCGCGGTGGCGCCGTGGGCCGAGCTGGGTGCCGACGCCCGGCGTCCGGACCTCGAGCACATCCGCCGGGCGGTCGGCGTCCGTCCGTCGCGTCCGGTGCGGCTGGCGCCCGGCGAGCTCGACGGGTCGGCCCGGCGGGCGTCCGCCGTCCTCGCCGCCCTCTACGACCTGCGGGGCGAGCCGCACGTGCTCCTCACCCGGCGGTCGTGGAACCTGCGGGCGCACCGGGGCGAGGTCAGCTTCCCGGGCGGCACCGCCGAGCCCTCCGACCCGGACCTCGTCGCCACCGCCCTGCGGGAGGCGGAGGAGGAGGTCGGGCTCCCGCCGGCGGCGGTCGAGGTCGTGGGGGAGCTCGACCACCTGCAGACGGTCACGAGCGAGGCGTTCATCGTCCCCTACGTCGGCCTGCTCGCCACCCGCCCGCCGCTGCGGCCCGACCCGCGGGAGGTGGCCGAGATCCGCGACGTGCCCGTGGCCGAGCTCCTCGACGACGGCGTGTTCCGCGAGGAGATCTGGTCCCGGGACGGCGTCGACCGCGCCATCTGGTTCTTCGAGCTCGAGGGCGACACGGTGTGGGGCGCCACCGCGGCCATGCTGCGCGACCTGTTGTGCCGCATCACCGGCGTGGAGCCCGGTCCGAGCCCCGGACGCTGA
- the groES gene encoding co-chaperone GroES, with translation MNLQPLEDRIVVKPAESEETTASGLVIPDTAKEKPQQGEVLAVGPGRFGDDNDRIPMDISVGDTVVYSKYGGTEITIDGEDLLILNARDVLAIRK, from the coding sequence ATGAACCTGCAGCCCCTCGAGGACCGGATCGTCGTCAAGCCGGCCGAGTCCGAGGAGACCACGGCCAGCGGCCTGGTCATCCCCGACACCGCCAAGGAGAAGCCCCAGCAGGGCGAGGTCCTGGCTGTCGGTCCCGGCCGCTTCGGCGACGACAACGACCGGATCCCGATGGACATCAGCGTCGGCGACACCGTCGTCTACAGCAAGTACGGCGGGACCGAGATCACCATCGACGGTGAGGACCTGCTGATCCTCAACGCCCGTGACGTTCTGGCCATCCGCAAGTAG